GCTTTGGGGCGGCATCCGCGCGGTCTTTCAGTCATGGAACGGTAAGCGCGCGATCTCCTACAGGCGCATCGAGAACATTCCGGATGACTGGGGCACGGCGGTCAACGTCCAGGCAATGGTGTTCGGCAACATGGGCGAGAACAGCGCCACGGGCGTCGCATTTACCCGTAACCCGGCCACCGGTGAAGACGCCTTCTACGGCGAGTGGCTGGTCAACGCCCAGGGCGAGGACGTCGTGGCCGGCATCCGAACCCCAAGTCCGTTAAATGAGGCAACACGCCCCGAAGGTAACACCGAGCCCAGCCTCGAAAAGGCTAATCCCAAGACCTACAAGCAGCTTCACGCCATCCGCGACAAGCTGGAGAAGCATTTCCGCGAAATGCAGGATATCGAGTTCACCATCGAGGAAGGCAAGGTCTACATGCTGCAGACCCGCACCGGCAAGCGCACGGGGCCGGCGGCGGTGCGAATCGCGGTGGACATGGCCAAGTCGAAGCTGATCACGCCGGAAGAGGCGGTAATGCGAGTGACTCCGGCCCAGCTCGATGAGGTGCTCCATGATGTGCTCGACCCGCTCGCGGAAAAGAGCGCGATCAAACTGTGCACCGGCCTTCCGGCCGGCCCGGGCGGCGCGACCGGACAGGTGGTATTCACGGCCGAGGCGGCCGTCGAGGCGGCCGGCAAGGGCAAGCAAGTGATCCTGGTCCGTGAGGAGACGAACCCCGAGGACGTCGAGGGCATGCGTGCGGCGGTCGGCATTCTGACCGCCCGCGGCGGCATGACCAGCCACGCCGCACTGGTGGCCCGCGGCTGGGGCAAGTGTTGCATCGTCGGGGCGGGCGACGTACATGTCGACCTCGCCGGCAGAAGCCTGCGGGTCGGCAACGAAATCATTCGCGAAGGCGAATGGTTGAGCCTCAACGGCACCAAGGGCGTGGTCTACAAGGATCGCCTCCCAATGGTCGCAGGGGCCGAAGATAATCCCTATTTCAAACAGTTCATGGCGATGTGCGACAAGATCCGCAAGCTCGGCGTGCGCGCGAACGCGGATACGCCCGCGGATGCCGCCAAGGCCCGCAAGTTCGGTGCCGCCGGCATCGGACTCTTCCGCACGGAGCACATGTTCTACGGCAAGGGAGCCGAGGAGCCGCTGTTCAAGCTGCGAAAGATGATCCATGCCAGGTCGCTCGAGGAACGCAAGGCGGCGCTGGATGAACTCTTCCCGCACGTGAAGTCGGATATCAAGGCGACGCTTGAAGCGATGGACGGCCTCCCGGTGACCATCCGCCTGCTGGATCCGCCGCTGCACGAGTTTGTGCCCCAGAAGGAAGATGAGCGAAGGAAGCTGGCCGCCGGTCTGGGCATCTCGCTCGAGGAACTCGAGAAACGGGCTGAGTCGCTGGACGAAGTGAATCCGATGATGGGACACCGCGGCGTTCGCCTCGGTGTCACCTACCCGGAAGTCAGCGAGATGCAGGTTCGGGCGATCCTCGAGGCGGCAGCCGAGCTGATCAAGGCCGGCAAGAAGGCCATGCCCGAGATCATGATCCCGGTAACGTGCGATGTGAGCGAGCTGAAGCATCAGAAGCAGATCGTCGATCGCGTGGCTGGCGAGGTGGCGAAGAAATTCGGAATGAAGAAGATTTCGTTCCTGTACGGCACGATGATCGAAATCCCACGCGCGGCGTTGAAGGCCGACGAAATGGCACAGGTGGCCGAGTTCTTCAGCTTCGGCACGAACGATCTGACGCAGATGACGTTCGGATTCAGCCGCGATGACGTGGGAGGGTTTGTGCCCGAATACATCAAGGGCAAGCTCCTGCCCGCCGACCCCTTCCAGATACTGGATCAGAGCGGGGTGGGCGAGTTGGTCAAGCTTGGAATCGAGCGCGGCCGGGCGACCCGCCCAGGTTT
This portion of the Phycisphaerae bacterium genome encodes:
- the ppdK gene encoding pyruvate, phosphate dikinase, which produces GLTSKTIPGMIAKTNNPRFVWDSYRRLMQMYADVVMEKAEGIEPPEDMGVRRQMERAMEQLKRSKGYKLDTDLTVEDLQALCDTYKKIIQDVLGKSFPDDPMEQLWGGIRAVFQSWNGKRAISYRRIENIPDDWGTAVNVQAMVFGNMGENSATGVAFTRNPATGEDAFYGEWLVNAQGEDVVAGIRTPSPLNEATRPEGNTEPSLEKANPKTYKQLHAIRDKLEKHFREMQDIEFTIEEGKVYMLQTRTGKRTGPAAVRIAVDMAKSKLITPEEAVMRVTPAQLDEVLHDVLDPLAEKSAIKLCTGLPAGPGGATGQVVFTAEAAVEAAGKGKQVILVREETNPEDVEGMRAAVGILTARGGMTSHAALVARGWGKCCIVGAGDVHVDLAGRSLRVGNEIIREGEWLSLNGTKGVVYKDRLPMVAGAEDNPYFKQFMAMCDKIRKLGVRANADTPADAAKARKFGAAGIGLFRTEHMFYGKGAEEPLFKLRKMIHARSLEERKAALDELFPHVKSDIKATLEAMDGLPVTIRLLDPPLHEFVPQKEDERRKLAAGLGISLEELEKRAESLDEVNPMMGHRGVRLGVTYPEVSEMQVRAILEAAAELIKAGKKAMPEIMIPVTCDVSELKHQKQIVDRVAGEVAKKFGMKKISFLYGTMIEIPRAALKADEMAQVAEFFSFGTNDLTQMTFGFSRDDVGGFVPEYIKGKLLPADPFQILDQSGVGELVKLGIERGRATRPGLKVGICGEHGGEPESVKFCHRVGMDYVSCSPYRVPIARLAAAKAVVEEKRTQSAKPAKKGKKTPKRKK